TTAGTGCCTGTTGTAATGATAATTCGATTCTTCATTAATCATAAAGCAGAAGCATCTTGTTCTTCTCTCTCTTGATCTCAAAAGTTCTTGTTATATACCAGACACCAGTTTTTGTTATTTTGCTGTGCAACCAGTACCCTTGATTATCCTTTTCTTGGGAAGaggatgtgattttttttttttttttgcagttgaCTCTGAATCTTTGGATAATGACATACCAACCACTGCTTTGAGCTTGGAGCAGTTAAGTTTGGGGAAGGAGAAGATGGAAGTTGCCTTGCATTCCAAGGTATTTCAAATACTCGGAACACGATTTTACTAAGGTCAAGATTAGAATGATGTCATTTGATGTAAAGAAGCATGCGTGCTTTTAGACCATTAAGACTTTATCTCAGGGCGATCTGGTAAGTTGGCTGATTAATGTTTATGATTCATTGTTTTGCCTCAGCCTATAACATATTCTTGCATTATGGTGTATTACCCAAATTATGGATCTAGATTCTATTTATTCTCTGTACCATTAAAATGATGAGTTTGTCAAATGAAAGACCTGATCGTATtgatgttaaatttcatttttcctttgtttttatgaaagtatttttgcatcttttcTTTAGCTATTCATATCTCACAGAACTGGTGATGAAGTTGCATAAAAGAAACTTATCATATTTATGTAAACTTTTTCTTTGTTATTCGTGCAGTTCTCACCAACATTGCCCAATGCTGCGGGCCATGTAATTCCCCAGCATCTGCCCAGGCATCCCTACTCTCGGCCTGCCTTTGATCCAAACGATCCTCAAATTTATCCCCGTGCATCTTCTTTACAGCAGCAGCCATACCAAGACAGCAGATTTTTTCATGAATCTCGGGCTGGCATGCAGCTCAACCTGCAGAACTTTAAAGGTAGTGCTTCTAGGAGCAGCTCGCCTCTTCCCTACGCAAGAACTTCTGGTCATGCAATTGCTTACAATGATCCACTAGGTGCTCAGTACAATGAGGCAAATAATTTAGATATGCTTCAACAGGTAAACATAGAAAAGTTCCTGCTTTTCAGTTGTGTTATCATAGTACCAAATCATATTACTTTTAGCAGAGAATTATGGGTAATTTTTCCTCCGATGGGTTTTCTAATATTCCTTTTATTGTTCCATTTGTGAAAATATAACCAGAATGACAACGTTTCTTCGTGGGATTATGGGCGTGGTTCAAGAACATCGCCAACCGTTCCTAGATATCAACCAGGTAATCGGGACAATAGACATCAACCAGATAATCGGGACAATAGACATCAACCAGATAATCGGGACAATAGATATCAACCAGGTAATCAACCAGGTGATCGGGACAATAGATATCAGCCTGGTAATCAACCAGGTAATCGGGACAATAGATATCAACCTGGTAATCGGGACAATAGAGATCAACCAGGTAATCGGGACAATAGAGATCAACCTGGTAATTGGGACAATAGATATCAACCTGGTAATTGGGACAATAGAGATCAACCTGGTAATTGGGACAATAGAGATCAACCTGGTAATTGGGACAATAGATATCAACCTGGTAATTGGGACGACAGATATTACAACTTCCATGGACGAGGCGAACAGTTTTATGCATATGGACATGGTCTTCCGGACAATAGACATCTTTACTTACAAAGGCAAAATCAGCATCCTTCTATGTATCAGCGAGGTGTTCCAGATGACAGATATAACAGACAGCTGTATCCGCCCCAACAAGGTCTTCAGAGCAATAGCTATCACAGCTTACAAGGACAAAGTCAACAGCTCACACAAAATTATGCATTGCCGCAAAATCTTGATGATGTTCCACCAGCATTGCCGCAAAACCTTGATAATGTTCCACCAGAATTGCCAGAAAGTCTTGAGGATATTCTAGCAATATTGCCGGAAAATCTCGATGTTCCACCAGTAATGCCGGAAAATCTTGATGATGTTCCACCAGCTAGTGGTCAAGGTCCCTTAAACTGGCAAAATTTCTACTAAGGGTTGTGCGCCATCATCTAACCATTTCCATGTTTACCTTTTGATTAGAGTTTGACAGCAGTTAAAATTGGCCTTTTTACCATTGTATAGGATGAAATTTAGGGTTTGGTTGTGCCCAATTGTACATACTAAAGAGCAGATGTATCAATGCCTCGGTGTTGTGTTTTTTACAGAATTTCTTTTACTATAGTGATTAATTGAAAAGCCATTTCTTTGAAGAGTTATGGTCATCTGAGTTTTGCAGCTATGAGTAACGTGTAATTCTCTTAGAAAAAATAGTTTGTAGGTTTATGCTTGATTGTATTAGACCTAATTAAAATTACCATAAAATGGCAGAATGTTTATATAAATGTATAACTGCTTGGAAGGCAATTGACATGAGTGAAATTATCAGTTAGGAATTAGGCAGTGGGAATTATGTATAAACTATAGTAATTTGTGAGTTGGTACTACTTAACTTTCTCCTAATCCTGATCATTCTTTTGGCTTCTTCCAATATAATTATTAGCAGGAAATCTACTACTTAAACTGTGCTGGCGAATCTAGTTTACCCATTAATGAATGGCTGGAGGTGCTGATTTAACATTCCCTTGTGTTGAATCCAAAAGTGTTATGGATCCCAACCCAGATTCAGACAAGGGTAATTACACTCGACCTAGCATTGACTCTATCCTCATGTCTCCCAAGTTACCAAAGGCTGTGCCCCCAGTCTCTTCAGCACCTGAAGGGGAGACAATCCGACGGCCTCGTGGAAGGCCGGCTGGATCAAAAAATAAGCCCAAACCTCCCATTATAGTGACTCGAGACAGTGCTAATGCACTAAGGGCTCATGCAATGGAGGTGAGTTCAGGGTGTGATGTAAGTGAGAGTTTAGTCAACTTTGCTAGAAGGAAGCAACGTGGAATATGCGTACTTAGCGGGAGCGGCTGTGTAACCAATGTCACTCTACGACAACCAGCTTCGTCTGGGGCCATTGTGACCCTTCACGGCCGTTTCGAGATACTATCATTGCTTGGATCGATATTGCCTCCGCCTGCTCCACCGGGAATTACTGGGCTAAGTATTTACTTAGCAGGGGCTCAAGGGCAGGTGGTTGGAGGAGGAGTGGTTGGTGCACTCATTGCATCAGGCCCTGTTGTGATCATGGCTGCATCTTTCATGAATGCAACTTTCGATCGCTTGCCGTTGGATGAAGATGAAATATCGGCTGCAGCTGTGCAGAATCAGCACTACCAGAATGCTCGTCATCACCATCATCACCATCTCGATATTTCTGATCTTTATGGAGTACCACAGAACTTGCTTACCAACAGTTCTACAGTTCCTCCAGAGATATATACTTGGACACCTAGCAGAACCATGACAAAATCCTAATTTACTTTTTATCTGCAAATCCATTCATATGTAGTATCTCTGTTGTTCTCCAAGAACATCATATCTGTACCTTCTAGCAAGGAAATCTATGGAAGaacattttcataatttctCTTTAAGCTCATATGACACTTTCACTTTCTTTAATTATCAGTTTCAGAACATTCAATACATTGCAGATTTCTTTAGTTTTTGGATGCAGCCGTCCACCGGCTACAAACTCATGAACTTCTCCATTGACTTCAATTAAACTACATCCAGGTTCTTTCTGTATCTCCTTCTCTTTCAAACAAACTCTTTGCCTTATTGCTTCTTTAAAATGACTTGAGGCAGAATAAACATTAGCCATAAGTACATAGGCTGAACTTTCACTCTCATCTAACTTCATTAAATGCTTTGCTGCTCGTTTCGCCATCTCAATATTTTCATACTTGCAGCAAGACCATAGTAAAGATCCCCATATAACAATATCTGGATCTACAGGCATACTTGTTATCAACTCCTCTGCCTCTTCAAGGAATCCGGCTCGGCCTAGCACATCAACCATACAACTATAGTGTTTTATTGATGGCTTGATCTTATATATATCTTCCATTAGTAATAAAAAGTCCTTAGCTTTATCTACCAAACCAGCATGATTACATGCTGTCAAGACACCAATAAAACTAACATAGTCTGGTTTCATATTTGAGGACTCAAGTAGTGAAAACAAGTTGATTGCTTTATTCTCTTGTCCATTCATAGCTAAGCCTAAAATAATGGAGTTCCAACATGCTAATCCTTTTTTTGGTGACTCTGCAAACACTTGAAGAGCCTTATCAATGCTTCCACACTTAGAAAACATGTCTATAATAGCTGCAACAACAATAGGATTCATTTCAAAGTTGTTCTTAACCATATATTGATGAATCCATTCTCCTTGCTTTATTGATCCTAAGCAAGCACAAGCATTTAATAAGCTCACCATTGTAAATTCACAAGGCTTAACCTTCTCTTCTTGCATTCTCTGAAAAAGCTTCAATGCCTCAATGAATTCACCATTCCTCACATACCCACTAATGATTGAATTCCAAGAGACCCGACTTCTCtcaggcatttcatcaaacatcaATCTAGCATAATCAATTGCTCCACATTTTGCAAGTCCCATTATCATTACATTCCAAGCAACAACATCAAAACTCATAACTCTATCAAACACTTTCCTCGCATCACTCATAATCCCACAATTTGCATACATATACAAGATTGTGTTTCGGATAAAGGGATCATTTTGAAGTCCCAATTTAATAACCCTAGCGTGAAGTTGAGCTCCTTCAtggggaagatgaagatgaGCATAAGCCTTAAAAAGTGAAGGATAAGTGAGCCTGTGAGGTTGAATTGGGGAAGTAGACAACATGTCAATGAATAAAGAGAGAGCGAATTGTGGAGTGGAGCTGTGGGAGAAGCCTCTAATGATAGTATTCCATATGAAGAGATTTGGGGTTTGGATTTGAGTGAAGACTGAGTAAGCATAATTGATGTCGCCGGCCGGAGTGGTACAAAAGGCTAATATCCGGCTAGCAGCAAAAGGGTCCTTGGCTAAACCAGTTTTAATGAGTTGGGTATGGACTTTTTGGAGGTCTTTCATAGTTGTGCATTTTTGGTCAATCATGGCAATGTAAGTTTGGTCTGAGATGAAGTTGGATTTGGATATAGGTGAAGTGAAAGAACAACACAAAGGCAACATCTGTGGTTGTGGTTCTTGCTTTCTGTCTGCAGAGGTATACCATATCCCAAGCTTGAACCAAATATAACCGGGAGAGGGGTCACCTAAACAACTTTGAAATGAATAATCAgatgatctttttttttttttttttttttttttttttttttttttttacaatgcTATTTCATTACAATATAAAAGTTAAAAGGAATAAAATCTTAGACAAAACACAGTTCCACTTTCCCCCAACCAATCGAATTTGttgaaaataaagaacaaaacaataaaaatttatGGAAAAATTTCTTCGTCGTGGCCATTGCTTTAAAAGCGATTTTTCAAGTGAACATAAATGCAATCTCAATCACCGGTCATTTCGTAAGGTTAACAAAATAAGCCCTAAACTTATGCACTCGAGGTTAGAACCTTGGAACAAATATACAGAGTTTTAAAGAAGGAAATGAAATAAAAGTTTTTCTTCTCTATCcaaaatgaaaatatgaaaaacttaTACAAAATCGTCGCGATAATAATAAATGGCAGGTTACCATTATCTTAACAATATCCACAAATGGCAGGTTACCATTATCTTAACAATATCCACAAAACTTATACAAAATCGCCGCGATAACAATAAATGGCAGGTTACTATTATCTTAACAATATCCACAAATGACTTTGTGGTAAAATagagtaaaataaaaaaatgatcgTGCAacataaaataaagatttaaatacttaaatattaataaatttcaaTTTGAATTAATACTTTAGTGAAGTGGCTTACTCTTGAACTTCTGTAATTTAAATTTGAGACCCTCATAACACATTAAAACCTTTCAAAAAAAGTCAAATTGTTGTTCTGCGTTCTAGATTTATTTCAACGCTTTTAAAGATCATACACACAACCTATATCTCATGAATTCTATAGAAAGACAACCCAAAGTCTTTCATAGAAGACCATTCACACCCAAATAAGTGATTTCTATACAAAAtcattaaaattttgaaaaaaacataaaagaagtCCTTTATGGTATCGTGGGAAGAAAGTGGTAGGGGTCTAAAAGGTCATGCTCAATCAAAACTCTAGTTCAATGATTAAGTCTAGATTGAGTTTCAATATATTCATGGGAAGGTAATGTTTGTCGAAAACAATCGAGGATGCCTAATTAAGAGGTATAACGAACAAATTATACTTTGCAAAAGTTTTGATCGACCCGAACAAAGTATGGAAGTTGACTATTATTTGAAGCCAAGTCAATACTCAAGTATCTATACTAAGCATAATATTAAGTGGGAGTGTTCTAACGCGATTAACTAGGCGCAATTTGGAGCGATAACGAGCAAGTTATGCTTCGTACAAGTTTGGTTAAACCAGAGCTTTGATAAGAACATTTGAATTTTATAGGTTTAAATTTAATCACAAGTATTATTATGTGGAAATAAATGTCATTGTTGGTCATATATGACTAGATAAATACTAGAGAAACTTTTGAGAATTTCTtttatctgatttcttttttCCGAAAAAGAATCATGCCTAAGTAGTTCTTACAACCATTTAAATACACTATGCCGATAACCCCTTCAGACAACCGTTAAAAAACTTCGTTCCGACAAAAATAAAACTGTCACAGGACTCGCTACCGTTTGATGATACTTTAGATGATGGCTCCCTTCTGTTATTTGAAATAATCTCACATGTCAGTCTATTTGTTCTCTGTCATCTTGCGCATATTACGATGAAGGTATATTTATTACATCCCTTCAATTCGATGACCCTTGAATGATAGTCTATTTAATAAATACGTCaaaaactttattcaaaatTGGCTTTTTATTTATCGTGATAACAGTTTGCATATTTAAGTCTATCGTTGTAGCGTGCTTTAGATGACATAAGTCTTAATCAATTAAGTCAAAGTATATTTATTGAGATGACATgttttattcattatttgtcTTTGTATGGATCTTAAGATGTCATTTTTTTAAATGCAATGTGGCTTATAAGCtattttttggtttttattCAATGTGGCATGTAAGCCATTTTTAGGTTTTTACCTCAATCATACATGAACCTGTATTCATATACCAAAACATATAATCTATAATGTGCGGATAAAATTGTAACATTTATAATCTGTAATATGTATTGACAAAATTGTGATGTGCATATAAACTAGTATACACCAAAAATCTGTAACATTTATAATCTGCAAAACTAACATAACTGTACTACAAATAGGTAATTGTATAAGAAAATACATAACATTTTGagttttgtaattaaaattcaattaaacatctTTTCCTAACAAAAGTAGTCTAAGGCAGCATTTCATATACCTGTAGAAAAAACAATCATGATTTTTAGAGATAAGGGTTGAAACTTGAAGGCAAACTAATTAaacattaattacattttaatcTAACTATAATAAATTACACCGTTTGACACACCTTCTCCTTTTGAACCTTCCTTTTCACTTCCCATCAAACCAAATATAAATTGAGAATATGTTTTACCATTTCACATTCTTAGATAAGTTTATTAAGAATAGGTTTTACCTTTGCCCATCAAACCTAATGGCAATGACACTCAAACATATGGACTTAGACTTGACAAAACTGAAACATGAGTCACCCATGTGGTTAGTAGGTGTTGAAGGTATCTCTGATTCTGTTGATTCTACTTCTTATGGGTACTCTTCTTCTATAATCTTGGTAAAGATGAAAGACCCTTAATATACCGTTGGTctcgtgtaacgtgacaatattagttccaagagggggttaggaactatttgaaATTTTCACGTAAGGCTGAGTAGTATTTTGAACTTAGACTTTTCTAAAGTCTTTTAGCACAACAATGCCGAGTGAGGTTAGAGGCAACTTTAGTCAACTGCTAACTAAAATTGTTTCTAccgtgagtcaggagataacacttaagtctattcctgaactcaactcTCAGATTACTCAACTCAGCGTATGTTCGTTAATGTTAACTAGGCAGTAttttagcaagcaatatataaaggagttaagggttagaagttactcagcagacttatcctagttcggcctctccgcctacatccagtctccggaattccttccgagcttttcgaatcctctactgagctctttaaaggtagagcgcaAACCTTTTACAAGATAGtcactgagtatacaagagtaccttcctctattcatctactaatactatatctaccgctgagtgctataaccgagcaactcagcttctcctttctattcttctagaaatgataagtgtttgttctAAACTGTAagctaagaacactttagatgaaattgaatcactctagacttttacacaagaatatgaattggtgtaagatttttgctttgcttttctaatATAGAACTTCGAGTaatggtcagcgtttcgacttgatgaagatctacatcgaatgaagcatttgagaggcctatttatagtgacacttgaggcaccggtcatttcgaatttcgaaataaccgttggagggaaacggcttcctgtcgctttcactcagtcagtGCTCAGGGTCTTCGGCCAATAAGAATCATGTATCTTCTatcttcggcagtgctcagtTGCTTTTCGTCAGACTGGTCAGGATGTCtctacatttttggcaaagtcttccagacagctttctgcgtcttctaaactttacccaaagtagaaatactttgtctccaaatTGTTCAGGTCAgctgctgacctgacttccttgacgtacaactcagcagcttcgtcttgaagcttttggaaGAGCTTCTTGATCCTTCTCTTCGATGGGCTTGCGCTTCATTCAGCTTGAGCCgcgttttgatctgcttgggccgtgtggctttcaacggttgacttgggcttgactttctcttgtgggatTTTGGGCCTTATACTTTTAATATCTTGATTCTTATAAATACAtttaactcaatattgaacaaacacattagtgtaaataaatcaaagcatttaaatttaatgtgttagaatatttttatcatggtgaattaactatacttaaataattttgtcaaatcaacatcatgtggaaaggtgtttcaacatatacCCCTTACCAAGTGTGAGCACAAACTTTTTCCGGCCCTAGTGATGAGTTTAGGTTACACTCTAGCTAACGGTTAGTGTAGGTGGGCTTCACACAACACGCTGTGTGAGATACGAGCTAAGGATTTGGGCCCCATTTTTTGAGTCATTTTAGTTCGTTttaccttattttatcaaatctACTTTGATTAATCATTTTAAAGTCAAAAAAATACTCGAAGTAAAAAATGATCTTCGATCGAAGACCTGTTCCTCGATCGAGGATGAGTGTCTTCCATCGGTGATCCTTGACATTTTTTGGCAGTTTTTATCCACTTCCCATTACTAAAGAAGGAAGAAACTGCCAGACGAGGGAAAAAGAATAGAAATAATAGACTTTTTGAGAGAAGAATCAAATAGTTTTtagtgaaattgagtgaaaaacaCTTGAAAACACCAGAAAGTGAGTGAAAATCGTGAGTTTTCTACACTATCTCTACCAAAATACAACCTTTTGAGAGATTCAAACACATAAATTACAAGTTTAGTTCAAAGAAACacgtttattataatttttctttactAAAGACGTCAATTCTGAGTTATTACACTTCTAGATTTGACCTACTCCAAATCGGAGGTCTTTTCAGTCTAAGTACGTGGGATACCACAATTTGATCACTACTGCTTCTTGATGCACGGGTCCAGGTTGCTGCTCCAAGTCTCAATCACGTGTTCGTCAGTCTACCCAACACAAATAAACTGAAAAAGCATTTCAGAGGTAACATGTGAGTGGTTTTAAAAGCCCGTTCCCTACTGTCTGctaattgtttatttatttttcgtatttctCCCCTTGTTTTTTGGTTCTCACACAAAGATAGAGGGTCTGCCCAAAAGGTCTTCCTCGATCGAGGATTCACATCGTCGATCAGGGATCTCCCCAGATCGGTGATGGGTAACTGCAAAGGATTAGGTTTCCTGTGTATTTCGGTAAATTTAATACATTTCAGCCAAATTTTTAAATGAAGATAAAATCAATCccgtgataggggtattttggACATTTCTATTAAATTTTGTCTAGACATCTAAATTAGGCCTCAGAATAAATGCATGCTACGTATTAGATTTTAGGAATAAATGAGTCATATTTGATCAAGTCTGTCGTTGTAGTTTAAATATGAAAGATGGGTCCCAAAGCACCCACAACTAATGTTTATTGTCTTGCAGATTTAATAGATTTAATTCCTAGGGCTAGACTTGATGTATTAGGGAAGAATGGTGTCATTTGTGAATTGatgtaataatttatatttcagTAACGATTACACGATATTTAAATCGAAACTGGAATAGAAATATATGATATCTTAATAAAAGACAAGTCTACGCGTTTATTAATCAGGCTCTTATAACAGTTTAAGTCCCGAACCCAACTTTGAAGAGATAGCATGTTGTGAGCCCGTGTGAGATCTAATTTTAATATGTTCCCAAACATCAAATTTGGTTGGCGACTCTGAAATAAATACCTTAGCTTAAAATATGATAAGAGGTTAAGGTATAAAACATAAAGAATGCATACACCAGAAGGGACACGCTAAGCGTTGTCCTTAAAAATGGTAAGTGACGGTGTTATGTAAAAACGAAACCCAGTTTGCCAAAAATCCATTCTCCTCCCTCGCGGGAGTAAAAGGTAATTCGGGTTCCACACCAAGGAGGAGTCTTTCTATTCCATTTGAGCTTCCCTCTAGATTATCCCTTCAAACCTCCAACAGTAATAACAAAAAACGAACTGTAGAAGCTTAAGACTTTAAAAGTACATATAATAGCATGCATGATGATTGAAGACTTTAAATCACAATATATAATTGATTGTCTTTTTCAATTCTTCCTCCTTAACTAATGCATATGCCTCAAGTTGAAAGAAAATGATATTACAATTATCATTTTCTCTTAATATTAAACAACAAATTGCATACTCTAATTTATAGAATATAGAATGAAGTAGTAAGTGCAAAGTAGAACATAGAATGATGAAGTAATATAAAGTAGTAAGTGATAATCATCATTTACTGTTTAATGCAATTAAGTATGTGCAAGTTAGTAAGTGATAACATAAAGTAGTTGCATATATACTCTAAGTTATAGAATACAGAATAATAACATCTTTTTGGTGCAATTGTGTATGTGCAAAGTAGTAAGTGATAACATAAAGTAGTTGCATACCTAATTTATAGAACATAGAATAGTAACATCGTTTTGGTGCAATTGTGTATGTGCAAAGTAGTGAGTGATATCATAAATTAGTTGGATACTCTAATTTATAGAAGATACAATGAAGTAACATCTATTTGGTGCAATTGAGTATGTGCAAAGTAGTAAGTGATATCATAAAGTAGTTGCATACACTTGATCAATTTATTGTTATTCTCAGGTTTGGTTCAGGACTAACATATATCACCCAAATGTCAATCCTTGAGGG
The DNA window shown above is from Euphorbia lathyris chromosome 1, ddEupLath1.1, whole genome shotgun sequence and carries:
- the LOC136205554 gene encoding GBF-interacting protein 1-like isoform X1, producing MGKGKKKASAKEKKVQLPEEVNKLVQSLKEITNGDCSDTEIYAALEECGMDPDAAAQKLLFHDKFQPVKSKRERKKEMKEAQELKGQCSSSSGEIVGMESDVGLAPSQDSHDEVDPSIASSSSSSNPMITMNEQPSYDRQIGAGGSTSSSEQIGAGGSTSSSEQAPGGSPPAFFLDVKASGYSNLAEVVRFGRPRDCASHMVEETSYTVKDMNSVLLVGEKPQLEEVQVSEHDFTSKSHCSNLAESDCSFTGQENTDNIEGASHYSDGSLEGLIPPNFFGDENEHHEVDSESLDNDIPTTALSLEQLSLGKEKMEVALHSKFSPTLPNAAGHVIPQHLPRHPYSRPAFDPNDPQIYPRASSLQQQPYQDSRFFHESRAGMQLNLQNFKGSASRSSSPLPYARTSGHAIAYNDPLGAQYNEANNLDMLQQNDNVSSWDYGRGSRTSPTVPRYQPGNRDNRHQPDNRDNRHQPDNRDNRYQPGNQPGDRDNRYQPGNQPGNRDNRYQPGNRDNRDQPGNRDNRDQPGNWDNRYQPGNWDNRDQPGNWDNRDQPGNWDNRYQPGNWDDRYYNFHGRGEQFYAYGHGLPDNRHLYLQRQNQHPSMYQRGVPDDRYNRQLYPPQQGLQSNSYHSLQGQSQQLTQNYALPQNLDDVPPALPQNLDNVPPELPESLEDILAILPENLDVPPVMPENLDDVPPASGQGPLNWQNFY
- the LOC136205554 gene encoding uncharacterized protein isoform X2, whose protein sequence is MKEAQELKGQCSSSSGEIVGMESDVGLAPSQDSHDEVDPSIASSSSSSNPMITMNEQPSYDRQIGAGGSTSSSEQIGAGGSTSSSEQAPGGSPPAFFLDVKASGYSNLAEVVRFGRPRDCASHMVEETSYTVKDMNSVLLVGEKPQLEEVQVSEHDFTSKSHCSNLAESDCSFTGQENTDNIEGASHYSDGSLEGLIPPNFFGDENEHHEVDSESLDNDIPTTALSLEQLSLGKEKMEVALHSKFSPTLPNAAGHVIPQHLPRHPYSRPAFDPNDPQIYPRASSLQQQPYQDSRFFHESRAGMQLNLQNFKGSASRSSSPLPYARTSGHAIAYNDPLGAQYNEANNLDMLQQNDNVSSWDYGRGSRTSPTVPRYQPGNRDNRHQPDNRDNRHQPDNRDNRYQPGNQPGDRDNRYQPGNQPGNRDNRYQPGNRDNRDQPGNRDNRDQPGNWDNRYQPGNWDNRDQPGNWDNRDQPGNWDNRYQPGNWDDRYYNFHGRGEQFYAYGHGLPDNRHLYLQRQNQHPSMYQRGVPDDRYNRQLYPPQQGLQSNSYHSLQGQSQQLTQNYALPQNLDDVPPALPQNLDNVPPELPESLEDILAILPENLDVPPVMPENLDDVPPASGQGPLNWQNFY
- the LOC136205579 gene encoding AT-hook motif nuclear-localized protein 16, which codes for MAGGADLTFPCVESKSVMDPNPDSDKGNYTRPSIDSILMSPKLPKAVPPVSSAPEGETIRRPRGRPAGSKNKPKPPIIVTRDSANALRAHAMEVSSGCDVSESLVNFARRKQRGICVLSGSGCVTNVTLRQPASSGAIVTLHGRFEILSLLGSILPPPAPPGITGLSIYLAGAQGQVVGGGVVGALIASGPVVIMAASFMNATFDRLPLDEDEISAAAVQNQHYQNARHHHHHHLDISDLYGVPQNLLTNSSTVPPEIYTWTPSRTMTKS
- the LOC136205571 gene encoding pentatricopeptide repeat-containing protein At2g42920, chloroplastic; this translates as MLPLCCSFTSPISKSNFISDQTYIAMIDQKCTTMKDLQKVHTQLIKTGLAKDPFAASRILAFCTTPAGDINYAYSVFTQIQTPNLFIWNTIIRGFSHSSTPQFALSLFIDMLSTSPIQPHRLTYPSLFKAYAHLHLPHEGAQLHARVIKLGLQNDPFIRNTILYMYANCGIMSDARKVFDRVMSFDVVAWNVMIMGLAKCGAIDYARLMFDEMPERSRVSWNSIISGYVRNGEFIEALKLFQRMQEEKVKPCEFTMVSLLNACACLGSIKQGEWIHQYMVKNNFEMNPIVVAAIIDMFSKCGSIDKALQVFAESPKKGLACWNSIILGLAMNGQENKAINLFSLLESSNMKPDYVSFIGVLTACNHAGLVDKAKDFLLLMEDIYKIKPSIKHYSCMVDVLGRAGFLEEAEELITSMPVDPDIVIWGSLLWSCCKYENIEMAKRAAKHLMKLDESESSAYVLMANVYSASSHFKEAIRQRVCLKEKEIQKEPGCSLIEVNGEVHEFVAGGRLHPKTKEICNVLNVLKLIIKESESVI